The following are from one region of the Heptranchias perlo isolate sHepPer1 chromosome 11, sHepPer1.hap1, whole genome shotgun sequence genome:
- the gpm6bb gene encoding glycoprotein M6Bb isoform X2 — translation MKPALETTTPEENRESSQESKGCFECCVKCLGGVPYASLVATILCFSGVALFCGCGHVALTKVERIVQIYFSNNASDHVLLIDVIQMMQYIIYGIASFFFLYGIILLAEGFYTTSAVKEIHGEFKTTVCGRCISGMFVFLTYLLGIVWLGVFGFSAVPVFIYYNMWSACQTISSPPANLTTMIEEICVDVRQYGIIPWNASPGKACGSTLTTICNTSEFDLSYHLFIVACAGAGATVIALLIYMMATTYNFAVLKFKSREDCCTKF, via the exons GTTGCTTTGAGTGCTGTGTTAAGTGCCTCGGAGGAGTTCCATATGCGTCGCTGGTGGCAACAATTTTGTGTTTCTCTGGCGTGGCGCTGTTCTGTGGCTGTGGTCATGTGGCCCTAACAAAGGTGGAGAGGATTGTTCAGATATACTTCTCCAATAATGCCAGTGACCATGTCTTGCTGATTGACGT AATCCAGATGATGCAGTATATCATCTATGGGATTGCTTCATTCTTCTTCCTGTATGGAATAATCCTCCTGGCAGAAGGGTTTTACACCACGAGCGCTGTTAAGGAAATTCATGGCGAGTTCAAAACAACTGTCTGTGGACGCTGCATCAGTGGAATG TTTGTCTTTCTGACCTATCTGTTGGGAATAGTGTGGCTAGGAGTTTTTGGCTTTTCTGCTGTCCCAGTCTTTATTTATTACAACATGTGGTCGGCCTGTCAGACCATCAGCTCCCCGCCAGCGAACCTGACAACAATGATTGAAGAGATCTGTGTGGACGTCCGACAGTACG GTATTATACCCTGGAATGCCTCACCTGGGAAAGCTTGTGGCTCAACCTTAACCACTATCTGCAACACATCCGAG tttgatTTGTCCTATCATCTGTTCATCGTAGCTTGTGCTGGAGCTGGTGCTACTGTCATTGCACTG CTCATCTACATGATGGCTACCACATATAACTTTGCTGTTTTGAAGTTTAAGAGTCGAGAAGACTGCTGCACAAAATTCTAA